One genomic segment of Streptomyces sp. NBC_00239 includes these proteins:
- a CDS encoding non-ribosomal peptide synthetase: MRTSGMSFEPGKRAIPPRPEPNRAPLSYIQRSIWRAEQVLPGSALHNESAAFRLHGPLDADRLVRAVDEVTGRHEALRCRISEGAGGEPVQVFPDTAGSSVERIDLTGLPEHERDGRVAELFATATTAPFELSRVPPVRILLVRLGADEHALLLVAHHIAVDAWGFGVFLDEVTAAFTEHAHDTQHTEPTEPAEQTGGPAETPEAAPGFGDFAAWQQTRFDAEEHLGYWRGRLSGDLPAVDFPAAPGPTSASGTDNGSQVAGRLHHFTVPAELAADLAALGRTELSSLSTVLLTAFCAVVKRRTGQDVLNLGMPVATRNAHGLSGVVGPLLNVMVHRADLSGDPTFREALQRTRTALKNDLRHRDTPLDLILQDLGIGAPSLFRLMYAFHSGPATTLRLPGVDTVPMPSHSGTAKHDLSLFVRPRPSGRLDLSLEYRTAVLDDAAASDLARSLVCLLRAVVEDAGRPLGELPLLTQAERRRVVVDFNVGSQDRPWWPAVPAVLRDLARRNGTAGAVSSGATRLSRADADAAADRVAARLAAQHAVGPGDRVALRVTRDAALVPLMVGVWRAGAVLVPLDEALPPERVAHMVDDSGARAVIVDVPADEDRGAAQIRADALLAEGETEDGSGPVPFPDGPAPADLAYLMYTSGSTGAPKGVAVTHGNLANLLHSVIREPGMSEDDVLLAVTSIGFDICMLELFAPLAAGGQVVIAPREAVLDVDALAALPADCGATLMQATPSLWRALTDDERPPLRPGLRVLSGGEPLDAHLADRLLSRYEEVWNLYGPTETTVWSTAGRVHRGEPVTVGRPIGRTRCYLLGRDDRPVRPGSVGELVIGGAGVSAGYWNRPELTGSAFVPDPVDPAAGPVYRTGDLGRYLPDGRIVILGRADAQVKILGHRIEPGEIEAVLLDHPAVRNAAVVADRSSEGAPRLAAFVVTDGDTDGREPHTALRAWLRRRLPAAVVPAALFVLPALPLNTSGKVDRPALVRIARRPAPEPSGAEPGSPLERTVAGLWAEALDVDPHRVRMADDFLTAGGNSLSATRLLARARRTVGAAPSLADFYQDPTPAALARSAAGAGAAMAETEATDTAAAGTSVADAAPVGPVPLTDQQRQLWLLHRLAPASPAYNLAASVHLGGPVDIAALEAALAELAARHEILTARCELHDGRPVFWRQDHLPVPLDVLDADGDGDGSGADDAVTALAAAEAARPFDLAAGPLMRATVVRTRDRGWHLLLSAHHIALDGWSAGVVLRDLGALYAHRTGAAEPPPRIRSGFSRYAAEAAGPRGEAVRTDQLAYWADRLDGCSGVLQLPSDAAGVVGGEDGTLPVAVPEELTARLRQTAVDLRTTPFTVLLTVFGSLLGRYAGTDDVVVGVPVANRDRPELDTVVGSLVNMLPVRIDLSGSATFAGLAARTAGVLARDLDHALVPLDHLVSRLRLDRSSARTPLVQATLTLQDAPPGELGLGGASGRLRPLSPGAAKYDIALSLDEHAGRLDGRLEYSGTRFGPASAARVLTHLFTLLRAALDDPDRSLDTVDLTDDVQPSPRPVRRRGEARRDHSLPVHEVFRRRAAENRDAVAVRHEGVAVGYGSLDDWSDRIAGRLGALGAAPGRFVSVLVHTGPVQVAAALGVAKAGAAFCVLAPGDPDHRLTELLADADPLCLLAEEAALTAHPGLWDPAGRRFAGVPVEVVEPDCPGAPPTGPPPTPAAVSGADPLCLVYTSGSTGTPKGIVLPHATFSQLADWEREYYGIRPGGRIAQWAPFTYDAAYSDMFAALCAGATLCVVPEDRRRDPLAVAAWLRTERITRLGTVPAFFQLITEALEATGAHLPDLEHVQLAGEAVPVRLVEAWAHRPDRPRLHNLYGPTECVIATYRELLPEETFPSSVPVGVPIPGREVLVLDHRGRPCPVGVPGEILLRSDFLAGSYHRRPQESARAYVPDPWEPEGKLYRTGDLGCHLPDGQLGFVGRLGSQVKIRGNRVELEGIEAVLESHPSVREAAATVHHVGGVQRLVGYAVVAPGVDGAQLRDHLAARLPAPAVPDTVMLLDALPRTRTNKRDRTRLPLPAPPAAATASPLAGVEQLVADAWRQVLGGGPVGRHTNFFEAGGDSLRAAQLQLELSRVLGREIPLVDLFARPTVAEFAGGLVPVAADRMDTDTTEERGSRRRAAVRGRAAARRRARGPVDDDADTRAETARDTDAPTRVPRGSS, translated from the coding sequence ATGCGCACGTCGGGTATGTCGTTCGAACCGGGAAAACGGGCGATCCCGCCGCGCCCGGAACCCAACCGGGCCCCACTGTCGTACATACAGCGATCGATCTGGCGTGCCGAACAGGTGCTTCCCGGCAGCGCCCTGCACAACGAGAGCGCGGCCTTCCGGCTGCACGGCCCCCTCGACGCCGACCGTCTCGTGCGTGCCGTGGACGAGGTGACCGGCCGTCACGAGGCACTGCGCTGTCGCATCTCCGAGGGAGCCGGCGGCGAGCCCGTGCAGGTGTTCCCCGACACCGCAGGCTCCTCGGTCGAACGGATCGACCTCACGGGGCTGCCCGAACACGAGCGCGACGGCCGCGTCGCCGAACTGTTCGCCACGGCCACCACCGCGCCCTTCGAGCTGAGCCGGGTGCCGCCGGTCCGCATCCTGCTGGTCCGGCTGGGCGCGGACGAGCACGCGCTGCTCCTGGTGGCGCACCACATCGCGGTCGACGCCTGGGGGTTCGGCGTGTTCCTCGACGAGGTCACCGCCGCCTTCACAGAGCACGCGCACGACACGCAACACACGGAACCCACGGAACCCGCGGAACAGACCGGCGGCCCGGCCGAGACGCCGGAGGCGGCGCCCGGCTTCGGTGACTTCGCGGCCTGGCAGCAGACCCGGTTCGACGCCGAGGAGCACCTGGGCTACTGGCGCGGCCGCCTCTCCGGTGACCTGCCCGCGGTGGACTTCCCCGCGGCACCGGGCCCGACGTCCGCCTCGGGAACCGACAACGGCAGCCAAGTCGCCGGCCGACTCCACCACTTCACGGTGCCCGCGGAACTGGCGGCGGACCTCGCGGCGTTGGGCCGTACGGAACTGTCCAGCCTGTCCACCGTGTTGCTCACGGCCTTCTGCGCCGTCGTCAAGCGTCGCACCGGACAGGACGTCCTGAACCTGGGCATGCCGGTGGCCACCAGGAACGCACACGGTCTGAGCGGCGTGGTCGGCCCGCTGCTGAACGTGATGGTCCACCGGGCCGACCTCAGCGGCGATCCGACCTTCCGAGAAGCCCTGCAGCGCACCAGAACGGCCCTGAAGAACGATCTTCGGCACCGTGACACGCCGCTCGACCTCATCCTCCAGGACCTCGGCATCGGAGCTCCGTCGCTGTTCCGGCTGATGTACGCCTTCCACAGCGGACCGGCCACCACCTTGCGGCTGCCGGGAGTGGACACCGTCCCGATGCCGTCGCACAGCGGCACCGCCAAGCACGACCTGTCGCTCTTCGTGCGCCCCCGGCCGTCCGGTCGACTGGACCTCAGCCTGGAATACCGCACCGCCGTGCTCGACGACGCGGCAGCATCCGACCTCGCCCGGTCACTGGTGTGCCTGCTGCGGGCCGTGGTCGAGGACGCCGGACGCCCCCTCGGGGAACTGCCGTTGCTGACGCAGGCGGAGCGCCGGCGCGTCGTGGTCGACTTCAACGTCGGCTCGCAGGACCGACCGTGGTGGCCGGCCGTGCCCGCGGTGCTGCGGGACCTGGCCCGGCGGAACGGGACCGCGGGCGCCGTGAGCTCCGGGGCGACCCGTCTGAGCCGGGCCGATGCCGATGCCGCGGCCGACCGGGTCGCCGCCCGCCTGGCGGCGCAGCACGCGGTCGGACCCGGAGACCGGGTGGCCCTGCGGGTGACGCGCGATGCCGCGCTCGTCCCGCTCATGGTGGGGGTGTGGCGCGCGGGCGCCGTGCTCGTCCCCCTCGACGAGGCGCTGCCGCCCGAGCGCGTCGCCCACATGGTGGACGACAGCGGCGCGAGGGCAGTGATCGTCGACGTGCCGGCGGACGAGGACCGGGGGGCCGCGCAGATCCGCGCCGACGCTCTCCTCGCGGAGGGCGAGACGGAGGACGGATCCGGCCCTGTCCCGTTCCCCGACGGGCCCGCTCCGGCGGACCTGGCGTACCTCATGTACACCTCCGGCTCCACGGGAGCGCCCAAGGGCGTCGCCGTGACCCACGGCAATCTGGCCAACCTGCTGCACAGCGTGATCCGCGAGCCCGGCATGTCCGAGGACGATGTGCTGCTCGCCGTCACGTCCATCGGCTTCGACATCTGCATGCTGGAGCTCTTCGCGCCGCTGGCGGCCGGGGGGCAGGTCGTGATCGCACCCCGGGAGGCGGTGCTCGACGTCGATGCCCTCGCGGCGCTACCGGCGGACTGCGGCGCCACACTGATGCAGGCCACCCCTTCGCTGTGGCGCGCGCTGACGGATGACGAACGCCCGCCGCTGCGACCGGGACTGCGCGTACTCAGCGGTGGCGAGCCGTTGGACGCACACCTCGCCGACCGGTTGCTCAGCCGGTACGAGGAGGTGTGGAACCTCTACGGCCCCACCGAGACCACCGTCTGGTCCACGGCGGGCCGCGTCCACCGGGGCGAGCCCGTCACGGTGGGCCGCCCGATCGGGCGCACCAGGTGCTATCTGCTGGGCCGCGACGACCGGCCCGTACGCCCCGGCAGCGTCGGCGAGTTGGTGATCGGCGGCGCCGGGGTGAGCGCGGGCTACTGGAACCGGCCGGAGCTCACCGGATCCGCCTTCGTTCCGGATCCGGTGGACCCCGCGGCCGGGCCGGTCTACCGGACGGGCGACCTGGGCCGGTACCTCCCGGACGGACGGATCGTGATCCTCGGGCGGGCCGACGCCCAGGTGAAGATCCTCGGACACCGCATCGAACCGGGCGAGATCGAGGCCGTCCTGCTCGACCACCCGGCCGTGCGGAACGCGGCCGTGGTGGCGGACCGGTCGTCGGAAGGCGCGCCACGGCTGGCGGCCTTCGTGGTGACCGACGGCGACACGGACGGGAGAGAGCCGCACACCGCGCTGCGGGCCTGGCTGCGCCGTCGGCTGCCGGCCGCGGTGGTGCCCGCCGCGCTCTTCGTGCTGCCCGCGCTGCCACTGAACACGAGCGGCAAGGTGGACCGTCCGGCCCTGGTCCGTATCGCACGCCGGCCGGCTCCCGAGCCGTCCGGCGCCGAGCCCGGCAGCCCGCTGGAGCGGACCGTGGCGGGTCTCTGGGCCGAGGCGCTGGACGTGGACCCCCACCGCGTGCGCATGGCGGACGACTTCCTCACCGCGGGCGGAAACTCGCTGAGCGCGACCCGGCTGCTGGCCCGGGCGCGCCGGACCGTGGGCGCCGCACCGTCACTCGCCGACTTCTATCAGGACCCCACTCCCGCGGCCCTGGCCCGGTCGGCCGCCGGTGCGGGTGCCGCGATGGCCGAAACGGAAGCGACCGATACGGCAGCGGCCGGGACCTCGGTGGCCGACGCCGCGCCGGTCGGGCCGGTCCCGCTCACCGACCAGCAGCGCCAACTGTGGCTGCTGCACCGCCTCGCGCCCGCTTCCCCCGCCTACAATCTGGCAGCCTCCGTCCACCTGGGCGGCCCGGTGGACATCGCAGCGCTCGAAGCCGCTCTCGCGGAACTCGCCGCACGGCACGAGATCCTCACGGCACGCTGTGAACTGCACGACGGGCGGCCGGTGTTCTGGCGCCAGGACCACCTCCCCGTGCCCCTGGACGTGCTGGACGCGGACGGGGACGGGGACGGCAGCGGGGCGGACGACGCGGTGACCGCACTGGCCGCGGCGGAGGCCGCCCGCCCGTTCGACCTGGCGGCCGGACCGCTGATGCGCGCGACCGTGGTGCGGACCCGCGACCGGGGCTGGCACCTGCTGCTCAGCGCGCACCACATCGCACTGGACGGATGGTCCGCGGGCGTGGTCCTGCGCGACCTCGGCGCCCTGTACGCGCATCGGACCGGAGCCGCCGAACCGCCGCCGCGCATCCGATCCGGATTCTCGCGGTACGCGGCCGAGGCCGCCGGGCCCCGCGGAGAGGCGGTGCGGACGGACCAGCTCGCCTACTGGGCCGATCGGCTCGACGGCTGCTCGGGGGTGCTGCAGTTGCCCAGCGACGCCGCGGGCGTCGTGGGGGGCGAGGACGGGACCCTGCCGGTCGCCGTACCCGAGGAGCTCACCGCCCGGCTGCGCCAGACGGCCGTGGACCTGCGGACCACCCCCTTCACGGTCCTGCTCACCGTGTTCGGATCGCTGCTGGGGCGGTACGCCGGGACCGACGACGTGGTGGTGGGAGTGCCGGTCGCCAACCGCGACCGGCCCGAACTCGACACCGTCGTCGGTTCGTTGGTCAACATGCTGCCGGTGCGGATCGACCTGTCCGGCTCCGCGACCTTCGCCGGGCTGGCAGCCAGGACCGCCGGCGTACTCGCCCGTGACCTGGACCACGCGCTCGTTCCCCTGGACCACCTGGTGTCCCGGCTGCGCCTGGACCGCTCATCGGCCCGGACTCCGCTGGTCCAGGCGACGCTGACGCTCCAGGACGCACCGCCCGGTGAACTCGGGCTGGGCGGCGCATCGGGGCGACTGCGTCCGCTGAGCCCGGGGGCGGCGAAATACGACATCGCTCTCTCCCTGGACGAGCACGCCGGCCGGCTGGACGGACGCCTGGAGTACAGCGGCACCCGGTTCGGCCCGGCGTCGGCCGCCCGCGTCCTCACCCACCTGTTCACCCTGCTGCGAGCCGCCCTCGACGACCCCGACCGGTCCCTGGACACGGTCGATCTGACGGATGACGTACAGCCGTCGCCCCGCCCGGTGCGGCGGCGCGGTGAGGCGCGCCGCGACCACTCCCTGCCCGTGCACGAGGTGTTCCGGCGGCGCGCCGCGGAGAACAGGGACGCCGTGGCCGTCCGCCACGAAGGTGTCGCGGTCGGCTACGGGAGCCTCGACGACTGGAGCGATCGCATCGCGGGCCGGCTCGGAGCGCTGGGCGCAGCTCCCGGACGGTTCGTCTCGGTCCTGGTGCACACCGGTCCGGTGCAGGTCGCCGCGGCGCTGGGCGTGGCCAAGGCGGGGGCGGCCTTCTGCGTCCTGGCCCCCGGCGACCCGGACCACCGGCTGACCGAACTGCTCGCGGACGCCGATCCGCTCTGCCTGCTCGCGGAGGAGGCGGCGCTGACCGCGCATCCCGGTCTGTGGGACCCGGCCGGCCGGCGCTTCGCCGGTGTGCCGGTCGAGGTCGTGGAGCCGGACTGCCCCGGCGCGCCCCCCACGGGTCCGCCCCCGACCCCGGCCGCCGTCAGCGGCGCCGACCCGCTGTGCCTGGTGTACACCTCGGGGTCCACCGGCACCCCCAAGGGCATCGTGCTGCCGCATGCGACCTTCTCCCAACTGGCGGACTGGGAAAGGGAGTACTACGGCATCCGGCCGGGCGGCCGCATCGCCCAGTGGGCCCCCTTCACCTACGACGCCGCCTACTCCGACATGTTTGCGGCGCTGTGCGCCGGGGCGACGCTGTGCGTGGTGCCCGAGGACCGGCGGCGCGACCCACTGGCGGTGGCCGCATGGCTGCGGACGGAGCGGATCACCCGGCTCGGCACGGTCCCGGCCTTCTTCCAGCTGATCACCGAGGCACTGGAGGCGACCGGGGCGCACCTGCCCGATCTGGAGCATGTGCAACTCGCGGGAGAGGCCGTTCCCGTGCGGCTCGTCGAGGCGTGGGCGCACCGCCCCGACCGGCCCCGACTGCACAATCTGTACGGTCCCACCGAATGCGTGATCGCCACGTACCGCGAGCTGCTGCCCGAGGAGACCTTCCCGTCGTCGGTGCCCGTCGGAGTGCCGATCCCGGGGCGGGAGGTACTGGTCCTGGACCACCGGGGCAGGCCGTGCCCGGTCGGTGTACCGGGGGAAATCCTGCTGCGCAGCGACTTCCTGGCCGGTTCCTACCACCGGAGGCCGCAGGAGAGCGCCCGCGCCTACGTTCCCGACCCGTGGGAGCCGGAGGGGAAGCTGTACCGCACCGGCGACCTCGGCTGCCATCTGCCCGACGGGCAGCTCGGCTTCGTCGGAAGGCTGGGCAGCCAGGTCAAGATCCGGGGCAACCGGGTCGAGCTGGAAGGCATCGAGGCCGTTCTCGAAAGCCACCCGTCGGTCCGCGAGGCCGCCGCGACCGTGCACCACGTCGGCGGCGTCCAGAGACTCGTCGGATACGCCGTCGTGGCCCCCGGTGTCGACGGCGCGCAGCTGCGCGACCACCTCGCCGCGCGGCTGCCCGCCCCGGCCGTCCCCGACACCGTGATGCTGCTGGACGCCCTGCCCCGGACGCGCACCAACAAACGCGACCGGACCCGGCTTCCGCTGCCCGCACCGCCGGCGGCCGCGACCGCCTCGCCGCTGGCGGGCGTGGAGCAGCTCGTCGCCGACGCGTGGCGCCAGGTCCTGGGCGGCGGCCCGGTCGGACGGCACACCAACTTCTTCGAGGCGGGCGGTGATTCGCTGCGCGCGGCTCAGCTTCAGCTGGAACTGAGCCGTGTGCTGGGACGGGAGATCCCGCTGGTGGACCTCTTTGCCCGCCCGACCGTCGCGGAGTTCGCCGGGGGACTCGTCCCGGTCGCCGCCGACCGGATGGACACGGACACCACCGAGGAGCGCGGAAGTCGGCGGCGGGCCGCCGTCCGGGGCCGGGCCGCGGCCCGCCGCCGGGCCCGCGGCCCGGTCGACGACGACGCAGACACCCGGGCGGAAACCGCACGGGACACGGACGCACCGACCCGAGTACCGAGAGGAAGTTCCTGA
- a CDS encoding asparagine synthetase B family protein, giving the protein MSLGTNRLAIVDRDHGRQPQSDVDGFVEVVFNGELYEHHLLRDELEGLGRKFRTGSDTEVLIHAYLEWGETFVGRLDGMYAFVLYDRRTRTFLAARDHIGVKPLYHAVRDAVHYFASEQKCLLGKADHVDEIPPGTYTVDGGEPVRHFDLGTEPPGGSDRDAVARYRDLFDAAVRKQTDSDLPIAVLFSGGIDSAAVLEAARRFHPAVTAFTVGYEGAADIEVAKRYCAEMGIPHVVEYLDHIAVADAIPEVIRGGELFEAIDVMDSCVAYFAYRAVREHGFKIALCGEGSDEVLAGYALFKTHPDPAELMSYRVRNLYRTDLQRVDRMSMLHSVETRVPFMDRFVLEFGYRLPMSLKLRDGVEKWVLREACRDRLPAYITDRTKSRMSDGSGLTDAVMERARRAAVADRGPAHDLGIDTAGGVYFLSEYVKAGFPAPRERYKRAGFDYPHEDYFEFTP; this is encoded by the coding sequence GTGTCGCTCGGTACCAACCGGCTGGCGATCGTGGATCGTGACCACGGCCGGCAGCCGCAGTCGGATGTCGACGGGTTCGTCGAAGTGGTGTTCAACGGCGAGCTGTATGAACACCACCTACTGCGGGACGAGTTGGAAGGGTTGGGTCGCAAGTTCCGTACGGGATCCGACACCGAGGTCCTGATCCACGCCTATCTGGAGTGGGGGGAGACGTTCGTCGGCCGGCTCGACGGGATGTACGCCTTCGTGCTGTACGACCGGCGTACGCGGACGTTTCTCGCGGCGCGTGATCACATCGGTGTCAAGCCGCTGTACCACGCGGTGCGGGACGCGGTTCACTACTTCGCCTCCGAGCAGAAGTGCCTGCTCGGCAAGGCGGATCACGTCGATGAGATCCCGCCCGGCACGTACACGGTCGACGGCGGAGAGCCCGTACGACACTTCGACCTGGGTACGGAGCCGCCCGGCGGCTCGGACCGGGACGCCGTGGCCCGTTACCGGGATCTGTTCGACGCCGCCGTACGCAAGCAGACCGACTCCGACCTGCCGATCGCGGTGCTGTTCAGCGGAGGGATCGACAGTGCGGCCGTGCTGGAGGCGGCCCGGCGCTTCCATCCGGCGGTGACGGCGTTCACCGTGGGGTACGAAGGCGCGGCCGACATCGAGGTGGCGAAACGCTACTGCGCCGAGATGGGCATACCTCATGTGGTCGAGTACCTCGACCACATCGCCGTGGCGGACGCCATACCCGAGGTGATCCGGGGCGGTGAACTCTTCGAGGCGATCGACGTGATGGATTCGTGCGTCGCCTACTTCGCCTACCGGGCCGTGCGGGAGCACGGCTTCAAAATCGCCCTGTGCGGTGAGGGCAGCGACGAAGTGCTCGCGGGATACGCCCTGTTCAAGACGCACCCCGACCCCGCCGAGCTGATGAGCTACCGCGTGCGCAACCTGTACCGCACGGACCTCCAGCGCGTGGACAGGATGAGCATGCTCCACTCGGTGGAGACCAGGGTGCCCTTCATGGACCGGTTCGTCCTCGAATTCGGCTACCGGCTGCCGATGTCCCTGAAGCTCCGCGACGGGGTGGAGAAGTGGGTGCTGCGCGAGGCGTGCCGGGACCGGCTGCCGGCCTACATCACGGACAGGACGAAGAGCCGGATGTCGGACGGCAGCGGTCTGACGGACGCGGTCATGGAGCGGGCGCGTCGCGCCGCCGTGGCCGACCGGGGGCCCGCGCACGACCTGGGCATCGACACCGCGGGCGGTGTGTACTTCCTGAGCGAGTACGTGAAGGCGGGCTTTCCCGCTCCGCGGGAGCGGTACAAGCGGGCCGGGTTCGACTACCCGCACGAGGACTACTTCGAGTTCACTCCCTGA
- a CDS encoding tryptophan 7-halogenase, which produces MTHTVDSDFDVIVVGGGPGGSTVASFVAMQGHRVLLLEKEEFPRHQIGESLLPSTVHGICKLLGVSEAMSQAGFMVKHGGTFRWGSNAEPWSFDFALSPKFAGPTSFAYQVERMKFDKLLLDNARAKGVDVRERSTVLDVVQEEGRVRGVTYDDEHGVRHSVRASFVVDASGNQSRLQGRIGGRREYSEFFQNIALFGYYEGGKRMPSPNSGNITCVAFGSGWFWYIPLSDSLTSVGVVLRRDQAHRVRGDRAEALAALIKECPLLSDFLCEARRVRSGPYGEVRIRKDYSYLHDTFWRPGMVLIGDAACFIDPLFSSGVHLATYSALLAARSINTSLRGDIDERECFTEYEARYRKEYGLFHDFLTAFYDVNRDEQEYFGEAKRVSKGAASEAVSFVELVGGGASDEGALISEAYQAQRRADLLDHVPQMHWEGQRIQLQATFGEVVGDVPLRESGLVESADGMHWMKSSQEPAPLA; this is translated from the coding sequence ATGACACATACCGTTGATTCCGACTTCGATGTGATTGTGGTCGGCGGCGGGCCCGGCGGGTCGACGGTGGCGTCATTCGTCGCGATGCAGGGCCACCGGGTCCTCCTGCTGGAGAAAGAGGAGTTTCCCCGGCACCAGATCGGCGAGTCGCTGCTGCCGTCCACCGTGCACGGAATCTGCAAACTACTGGGCGTTTCGGAGGCAATGAGCCAGGCAGGCTTCATGGTGAAGCACGGCGGCACCTTCCGCTGGGGGTCCAACGCGGAGCCGTGGTCGTTCGACTTCGCCCTCTCTCCCAAGTTCGCCGGCCCGACGTCCTTCGCGTACCAGGTCGAACGCATGAAGTTCGACAAGCTCCTCCTCGACAACGCCCGCGCCAAAGGTGTCGACGTGAGGGAGCGCAGCACCGTCCTCGACGTCGTGCAGGAGGAGGGTCGCGTCCGAGGGGTCACCTACGACGACGAGCACGGTGTCCGGCACTCGGTACGCGCCTCGTTCGTCGTCGACGCCTCCGGCAATCAGAGCCGGCTCCAGGGCCGGATCGGCGGCCGCCGCGAGTACTCGGAGTTCTTCCAGAACATCGCGCTCTTCGGCTACTACGAGGGCGGCAAGCGGATGCCCTCACCCAACTCGGGCAACATCACCTGCGTCGCCTTCGGATCGGGCTGGTTCTGGTACATCCCGCTCAGCGACAGCCTCACCAGCGTCGGCGTGGTACTGCGCCGGGACCAGGCGCACCGGGTGCGCGGCGACCGGGCCGAGGCCCTGGCCGCGCTGATCAAGGAGTGCCCGCTGCTGTCGGACTTCCTGTGCGAGGCGCGGCGCGTACGGAGCGGCCCGTACGGCGAGGTCCGCATCCGCAAGGACTACTCCTACCTCCATGACACGTTCTGGCGTCCGGGCATGGTGCTCATCGGCGACGCCGCTTGCTTCATCGACCCGTTGTTCTCCTCCGGTGTCCATCTCGCCACCTACAGCGCGCTGTTGGCGGCGCGCTCCATCAACACCTCCCTGCGGGGCGACATCGACGAGAGGGAATGCTTCACGGAGTACGAGGCGCGGTACCGCAAGGAGTACGGCCTCTTCCACGACTTCCTGACGGCGTTCTACGACGTCAACCGCGATGAGCAGGAGTACTTCGGCGAGGCCAAGCGGGTCTCCAAGGGCGCGGCGTCCGAGGCCGTGTCCTTCGTCGAACTGGTCGGTGGTGGCGCGTCCGACGAGGGCGCCCTCATCTCGGAGGCGTACCAGGCACAGCGCAGGGCCGACCTGCTCGACCACGTGCCCCAGATGCACTGGGAAGGACAGCGGATCCAGCTGCAGGCCACCTTCGGCGAAGTCGTCGGTGACGTCCCCCTGCGCGAGAGCGGCCTCGTGGAGTCGGCGGACGGCATGCACTGGATGAAGAGTTCCCAGGAGCCGGCCCCTCTGGCGTGA
- a CDS encoding aspartyl/asparaginyl beta-hydroxylase domain-containing protein — protein MDIDEVLAELRRTLDADGLERVEECLRILVGQRAPQYLHDDQEPTRLFFPGISALPWHDTADLAWVAEMEQAYPRIREEFLALRAERAAFAPFEDHYTKELGWQGWDTYQLYRNGAWREEARERCPATRRALDLTPHGPRDAMFTVLNPGVHITPHTGGVNLLLTAHLPLVVPPGCRIKVGDEERGWQEGKVILFDDSFIHEAWNRGSDQRAVLLWDIWHPELTPVEIEALEILMPRFQRYLMAV, from the coding sequence GTGGATATCGATGAGGTGCTGGCGGAGCTGCGACGGACGCTCGACGCCGACGGCCTGGAGCGCGTCGAGGAATGCCTGCGCATCCTCGTCGGGCAGCGGGCCCCGCAGTATCTGCACGACGACCAGGAACCCACCCGGCTGTTCTTCCCCGGCATCAGCGCGCTGCCCTGGCACGACACCGCCGACCTGGCCTGGGTGGCCGAGATGGAGCAGGCCTATCCGCGCATCCGGGAGGAGTTCCTGGCGCTGCGCGCCGAGCGGGCCGCGTTCGCTCCGTTCGAGGACCACTACACGAAGGAACTCGGCTGGCAGGGCTGGGACACGTACCAGCTCTACCGCAACGGTGCCTGGCGCGAGGAGGCCCGCGAGCGCTGCCCCGCCACTCGGCGCGCCCTGGACCTCACCCCGCACGGCCCGCGGGACGCCATGTTCACCGTGCTCAATCCCGGCGTCCACATCACCCCGCACACCGGCGGCGTCAACCTTCTGCTCACCGCGCACCTGCCCCTGGTCGTTCCGCCGGGATGCCGGATCAAGGTCGGCGACGAGGAACGCGGCTGGCAGGAGGGCAAGGTGATCCTCTTCGACGACAGCTTCATCCACGAGGCGTGGAACCGCGGCAGCGACCAGCGAGCGGTCCTGCTCTGGGACATCTGGCACCCGGAGCTGACACCCGTCGAGATCGAAGCCCTGGAGATCCTGATGCCCCGCTTCCAGCGCTACCTGATGGCCGTCTGA
- a CDS encoding GNAT family N-acetyltransferase — protein MTAEELVTIRAAEVMDAADIARTHMASRAASMPYLPPQKRNHEQVTQWAENVLLKECRTWVAVRDGELLGYAALDGDMLEHLYLRPDVRRQGVGTLLLNQVKRHSAGRLRLHVFQLNVDAREFYRRHGFTVLESTDGSRNMENLPDQTLEWTAPAGE, from the coding sequence ATGACTGCTGAGGAACTGGTGACGATCCGGGCTGCCGAAGTCATGGACGCGGCGGACATCGCGCGCACCCACATGGCATCGCGGGCGGCGTCCATGCCGTATCTCCCGCCCCAGAAACGCAACCACGAGCAAGTGACCCAGTGGGCGGAGAACGTCCTGCTGAAGGAGTGCCGTACGTGGGTGGCGGTCAGGGACGGGGAGTTACTCGGCTACGCCGCCCTCGACGGTGACATGCTCGAGCACCTGTACCTGCGACCGGACGTCCGCCGCCAGGGGGTGGGGACGCTGCTCCTGAACCAGGTGAAGCGGCACAGCGCCGGCCGGCTGCGCCTGCACGTGTTCCAACTGAACGTCGATGCGCGGGAGTTCTACAGGCGTCATGGCTTCACCGTCCTGGAGAGCACCGACGGGAGCCGCAACATGGAGAATCTGCCCGACCAGACGTTGGAATGGACCGCTCCCGCAGGGGAGTAG